A part of Prionailurus viverrinus isolate Anna chromosome E1, UM_Priviv_1.0, whole genome shotgun sequence genomic DNA contains:
- the SPACA3 gene encoding sperm acrosome membrane-associated protein 3 produces MEARSWAPRRQLCPPGIMLLAFATLLSCLLTSSQAKVYSRCELARALQDFGMEGYRGYSMADWVCLAYFTSGFNTAAVDHEADGSTNNGIFQISSRKWCKNLSTDVPNWCQMYCSDLLNPNLKDTVICAMKIAQQPQGLASWEAWRRHCQGKDLKDWVDGCDL; encoded by the exons ATGGAAGCCAGGAGCTGGGCCCCCAGAAGGCAACTGTGCCCGCCGGGCATCATGCTGCTGGCCTTTGCTACTCTGCTCAGCTGCCTGCTCACCTCCAGCCAGGCCAAGGTCTACAGTCGCTGTGAGCTGGCCAGAGCCCTCCAGGATTTCGGCATGGAGGGATACCGGGGATACAGCATGGCTGACT GGGTCTGTCTTGCTTACTTCACAAGTGGCTTCAATACAGCTGCTGTGGACCATGAAGCCGATGGAAGCACCAACAATGGCATCTTCCAGATCAGCAGCCGGAAGTGGTGCAAAAATCTCAGCACAGATGTCCCCAACTGGTGCCAGATGTACTGCTCCG acTTGCTGAATCCTAACCTTAAGGACACTGTCATCTGTGCCATGAAGATAGCTCAACAGCCCCAGGGGCTGGCCAGCTG GGAGGCCTGGAGGCGTCACTGCCAGGGCAAGGACCTCAAGGACTGGGTGGATGGCTGTGACCTGTAG